From Butyricimonas paravirosa, one genomic window encodes:
- a CDS encoding UpxY family transcription antiterminator codes for MDESHELHWYAAYVRVNQELIIKSRLDELGIENFLPMNEQVRDTPGGKKKIRVVLIHGLIFIRVSRTMSFSLINDYALNICYIKDRENRHSLIIPDKQMEDFMFLLDFSPESIELVNKNLKHGDRVRVIKGPLTGLEGELLRIKGHKRVIVRLEGVVSIATSYIPGSFLEKIV; via the coding sequence ATGGATGAAAGTCATGAATTGCACTGGTATGCGGCTTATGTTCGTGTAAACCAGGAATTAATTATAAAATCAAGATTAGATGAACTTGGGATAGAAAATTTTCTACCCATGAATGAACAGGTTCGGGATACTCCGGGTGGGAAAAAGAAAATACGGGTAGTTCTTATTCACGGGCTAATCTTTATTCGAGTAAGTCGTACAATGAGTTTTTCCCTAATTAATGATTATGCTTTGAATATCTGTTATATAAAAGATCGGGAAAATCGGCATTCTTTGATTATTCCTGATAAACAAATGGAAGATTTCATGTTTTTGTTGGATTTTTCCCCGGAATCTATTGAATTGGTGAATAAGAACTTGAAACATGGTGATCGAGTTCGAGTGATCAAAGGGCCCTTAACCGGGCTTGAAGGTGAATTACTTCGCATCAAAGGACATAAACGAGTGATTGTACGATTGGAAGGGGTTGTCTCTATCGCAACTTCTTATATTCCGGGATCTTTTTTGGAGAAAATTGTGTAG
- a CDS encoding DegT/DnrJ/EryC1/StrS family aminotransferase encodes MIPLVKPFIPAREVLMAELEKILYSGYIAEGEAVYQFEDKFREYIGNPLSLALHSGTDALHLALILAGVNFGDEVISTPMTAEPTNTSIAMVGGKVVWGDVDPRNGLLDPCDVEKMISEKTKAILLVHYAGMVCDMNEFYRISQKYNIPIIEDAAHALGSKYKGQMTGCNSPYTIFSLQAIKHMTTVDGGFLCLRNSEEFDRARKLRWFGLDKKHSRLENDITEVGFKYSMNNVNATIGNVQMIYLRNVMNRYIVNGKYYDQELEKVDGVQLVCYSPDTEASYWLYTMKVKDRENFIKMMEANGISVSPLHHRSDTHSIFQKSKRSLPNMDKWYKEFVHIPCGWWVGDEERERIVETIKKGW; translated from the coding sequence ATGATACCATTAGTTAAACCGTTTATCCCCGCTAGAGAAGTATTGATGGCAGAACTGGAAAAGATTCTTTATAGTGGTTATATAGCCGAAGGGGAAGCCGTGTATCAATTTGAAGATAAATTTCGAGAGTATATAGGAAATCCTTTGAGTTTAGCTTTACATTCCGGTACGGATGCACTTCATTTGGCTCTTATCCTAGCTGGAGTGAATTTTGGGGACGAGGTGATCAGTACCCCGATGACTGCGGAGCCGACGAATACTTCAATCGCGATGGTTGGAGGCAAAGTTGTTTGGGGAGATGTGGATCCTCGCAATGGATTACTTGATCCTTGCGACGTGGAAAAAATGATTTCCGAGAAAACGAAAGCGATTCTACTCGTTCATTATGCCGGGATGGTATGTGATATGAACGAGTTTTACCGTATTTCACAAAAATATAATATTCCCATTATTGAGGATGCGGCACACGCATTGGGGAGTAAATATAAGGGACAAATGACAGGTTGTAATTCTCCTTACACGATATTCTCTTTACAAGCAATCAAGCACATGACCACGGTGGATGGTGGTTTCCTGTGTTTACGAAATTCAGAGGAATTTGATCGGGCTAGAAAATTACGTTGGTTCGGGTTGGATAAAAAACATTCTCGTTTGGAGAATGATATTACGGAGGTCGGTTTCAAGTACAGCATGAATAACGTGAATGCAACAATCGGGAACGTGCAAATGATTTACCTGAGGAATGTAATGAATCGTTATATTGTTAATGGGAAATATTATGATCAAGAACTAGAGAAGGTGGATGGTGTTCAGCTGGTATGTTATTCTCCCGACACGGAAGCCTCTTACTGGTTGTACACGATGAAAGTAAAGGATCGAGAAAATTTTATTAAAATGATGGAAGCTAATGGAATCTCGGTTTCTCCTTTACATCATCGTAGTGATACGCATAGTATATTTCAAAAATCCAAAAGAAGTTTACCTAACATGGACAAATGGTACAAGGAATTTGTTCATATCCCTTGTGGATGGTGGGTCGGAGACGAAGAAAGAGAGAGAATCGTGGAAACAATAAAAAAAGGTTGGTAA
- a CDS encoding zinc-dependent metalloprotease: protein MNRRFLLILFCLFSFLLTVSVEVQAEKRKKKGKKENVEQKKESKYDQLFEGKECVTRKGMITLHKFENKVYFELPLTLLKREFLLGSTVAGISDNSNAIVGQKTTDPLHIAFQKRDNKIELIQMSLPSVLQVYSDIEQEAYNRAIRNSNVPPVLKAMEIMAYNADSTAVVFDMTWLFLADDARLTPFDPYSRSTGYGKLKRRATFNKEVSYIDEVKAFEDNIAVISSLSYDQSVMSPITGKSVKTAVTVKMNRSMILLPDKDLMRERLADPRVGLFYSVKEDMTTRTDGAKYTFLMNRWRVEPKDMEAYKRGELVEPVKPIVFYVDNGFPEEWKAAVHAGIKEWNKAFEKIGMKNVMISRDFPTDDLEFDPDNLKYSCIRYAPISIANGMGPSWTDPRTGEILNASVYIYHDVIRLVNDMRFMQTAQVDERVRTTKLPDDVLYESLRYIVAHEVGHCLGLMHNMASSFSIPVDSLRSVTFTEKYGTTPSIMDYARYNYVAQPEDRGVRLTPPELGVYDYYAIKVNYQPIPEATTAEEENQVVQGWIAEKASDPMYRYGKQQIRGVYDPSALTEDLGDDAVKAGNYGMDNLKYILKHLNEWMQSQDKDYSYRMHIYNELVYQCRGYLYNAYVNIGGVYLTERFVGDPKPSFQVVPKEVQKRNTLFLLRHLKNLEWLDDFVYTGNLHVGAPKSQEVISFFAGALLNTKRVSLCAYWEPNTYTPKEFLDDVYAEVWESTLKGRKPKLSERYLQQAMLSGLFARLMPAYKIDPEQQSQGPMFIGRRECMLGETGINHEEVAGFGLHYGVYNVAHDYSMHLYYPLLQRIEKLLRQKVGTVDRETNLHYSYLLEMIEDFRNAR, encoded by the coding sequence ATGAATAGAAGATTCCTTTTAATCCTCTTCTGTCTTTTTTCCTTTTTGTTGACGGTTTCTGTTGAGGTTCAGGCTGAAAAACGGAAAAAGAAAGGAAAGAAGGAGAACGTGGAACAAAAAAAGGAGAGCAAATATGACCAGCTTTTTGAAGGGAAGGAATGCGTGACCCGAAAGGGAATGATCACGTTGCATAAGTTTGAGAATAAGGTCTATTTTGAGCTGCCCTTGACTTTACTGAAAAGAGAGTTTCTGTTAGGGTCGACCGTGGCCGGGATTAGTGACAATAGCAATGCTATTGTCGGGCAAAAAACAACAGATCCTTTGCATATAGCCTTTCAGAAAAGGGACAATAAAATTGAGTTGATCCAGATGAGTTTGCCCTCCGTGCTACAAGTGTATAGTGACATAGAGCAAGAGGCATATAATCGGGCTATTCGGAATAGTAACGTGCCGCCCGTGCTGAAAGCGATGGAAATTATGGCTTACAATGCGGATAGTACAGCCGTCGTGTTCGATATGACTTGGTTGTTTCTGGCAGATGATGCTCGTCTGACACCTTTTGATCCGTATAGTCGTTCAACCGGTTACGGGAAGTTAAAACGAAGAGCTACTTTTAATAAAGAGGTTTCTTATATAGATGAGGTGAAAGCCTTCGAGGATAATATTGCGGTAATTTCTTCTTTATCTTATGACCAGAGCGTGATGTCTCCTATAACGGGGAAAAGCGTGAAAACGGCTGTTACCGTGAAAATGAATCGTTCAATGATTTTGTTACCGGATAAGGATTTGATGCGTGAACGTCTGGCTGATCCGAGAGTAGGACTTTTCTATTCCGTGAAGGAAGATATGACCACCCGTACGGATGGAGCCAAATATACTTTTTTGATGAATCGTTGGAGAGTGGAGCCGAAAGATATGGAGGCTTACAAGCGGGGAGAACTGGTGGAACCGGTAAAGCCCATCGTGTTCTACGTGGATAATGGTTTCCCGGAAGAGTGGAAGGCTGCCGTACATGCGGGAATTAAAGAATGGAACAAAGCTTTCGAGAAAATCGGTATGAAAAACGTCATGATCAGCCGTGATTTTCCGACAGATGATCTGGAATTTGATCCGGATAACTTGAAATATAGTTGTATTCGTTATGCCCCAATTAGTATCGCTAACGGGATGGGTCCCTCGTGGACGGATCCGAGAACGGGAGAAATCCTGAATGCGTCGGTCTATATATACCATGACGTGATCAGGTTAGTAAATGATATGCGTTTCATGCAGACGGCGCAAGTTGACGAGCGGGTGAGAACAACTAAATTGCCGGATGACGTGCTTTATGAAAGTTTACGTTATATCGTGGCTCATGAGGTTGGGCATTGCTTGGGCTTGATGCACAACATGGCGTCGTCTTTTTCAATTCCGGTTGATTCACTTCGTTCCGTGACCTTCACTGAAAAGTATGGAACGACACCTTCCATCATGGATTATGCCCGGTATAATTACGTGGCCCAACCCGAAGACAGAGGGGTACGTTTAACCCCGCCGGAGTTGGGGGTATATGATTATTATGCCATAAAAGTCAATTATCAACCGATACCGGAGGCAACTACAGCGGAAGAAGAGAATCAGGTGGTACAAGGGTGGATTGCCGAAAAAGCGAGTGACCCGATGTACCGTTATGGAAAGCAACAAATCCGAGGTGTCTATGATCCCAGTGCTTTGACGGAGGATCTAGGTGATGATGCAGTGAAGGCTGGTAATTACGGGATGGATAATTTGAAATATATCTTGAAACATCTGAACGAGTGGATGCAATCACAGGACAAAGATTATTCTTACCGTATGCATATCTATAACGAGTTGGTCTACCAGTGCCGGGGATATTTGTACAATGCCTACGTGAATATTGGGGGAGTCTATTTAACAGAACGTTTCGTGGGTGATCCGAAGCCGAGTTTTCAGGTTGTACCGAAAGAGGTGCAGAAACGTAATACCCTTTTCTTGTTGAGGCATCTGAAAAATTTGGAGTGGTTGGATGATTTTGTTTATACCGGGAATTTACACGTGGGCGCTCCTAAATCACAGGAGGTGATTAGTTTCTTTGCCGGAGCATTATTGAATACCAAGCGAGTGTCCCTTTGTGCTTACTGGGAACCGAATACCTATACCCCGAAAGAATTTTTGGATGATGTTTATGCAGAGGTGTGGGAATCAACATTGAAAGGAAGAAAACCGAAGCTTTCCGAACGGTATTTACAGCAAGCCATGTTAAGCGGGTTATTCGCCCGGTTGATGCCTGCCTATAAAATAGATCCGGAACAACAGTCTCAGGGACCGATGTTTATCGGGCGGCGAGAGTGTATGTTAGGAGAGACCGGGATTAATCATGAAGAAGTTGCCGGTTTTGGTCTCCATTACGGTGTGTATAACGTGGCTCATGATTATTCCATGCATCTCTATTACCCGTTATTGCAAAGGATTGAAAAACTGTTGAGGCAAAAAGTCGGGACTGTCGACAGGGAAACGAATCTTCATTATTCCTATTTGCTTGAAATGATTGAAGATTTCAGAAATGCCCGGTGA
- a CDS encoding DegT/DnrJ/EryC1/StrS family aminotransferase produces MIPLYKPYMPKDLPELETILHSGALSYGKWGKLFENKLRDFIGIENLLTTNSYTSAIQVALTTLGLHPGDEVITSPMSCLASNQPLQTFGLKIVWADIVPLTGTLNPDSVRQKITDKTRLIFHNHFCGYVGYVDEINMIGREYGIPVLDDCVEAFGSKYKGNYTGNLGTDVTIFSFQTVRLPNTIDGGAIVFKDSDLYKKALLTRDFGIRRDIFRDRYNEISSECDISLPGYGATMSDMNSYIGCCQMKDVVMLLNKQQVNAEEWDENIKRLYPKFYRLNQKEIIRPNYWVYGFLCDYKIKVILDFRQRGYYASGVHLNNNCYSVFGDTMEQPGVNDFMKKFVAIPCGWWFDKSKNHAI; encoded by the coding sequence ATGATACCACTTTATAAACCTTACATGCCAAAAGATTTGCCAGAATTGGAGACAATTCTTCATTCTGGAGCATTATCTTATGGGAAATGGGGAAAATTATTCGAGAATAAGTTACGGGATTTTATAGGAATAGAGAATCTGTTAACCACGAATAGTTACACTTCTGCAATTCAAGTGGCTCTAACTACATTGGGATTACATCCGGGAGATGAAGTGATAACCTCTCCAATGAGTTGTTTGGCTTCGAATCAACCTTTACAAACATTTGGACTGAAAATCGTGTGGGCAGATATTGTCCCGTTAACGGGAACCTTGAATCCGGATAGTGTGCGTCAGAAAATAACAGACAAAACTCGTTTGATTTTCCACAATCATTTTTGTGGTTATGTAGGGTATGTCGATGAAATTAATATGATTGGGAGAGAGTATGGTATTCCCGTGCTAGATGATTGCGTGGAGGCTTTTGGTAGTAAATATAAAGGGAATTATACTGGTAATTTGGGAACGGATGTGACTATTTTTTCTTTTCAAACAGTTCGTTTACCCAATACAATAGATGGAGGGGCGATTGTGTTTAAAGATTCAGACCTTTATAAGAAAGCGTTATTAACTCGTGATTTTGGAATTCGAAGAGATATTTTTCGAGATAGATATAACGAGATTTCATCCGAATGTGATATTTCTCTTCCTGGTTATGGGGCGACAATGAGCGATATGAATAGCTATATCGGTTGTTGTCAAATGAAAGATGTTGTGATGTTATTGAATAAACAACAGGTAAATGCGGAAGAGTGGGATGAGAATATAAAACGATTGTATCCGAAATTTTATAGGTTGAATCAAAAAGAAATAATAAGACCTAATTATTGGGTGTACGGTTTTTTGTGTGATTATAAAATTAAGGTGATTCTTGACTTCCGACAACGAGGTTATTACGCTTCAGGAGTACATTTAAATAATAACTGCTATTCTGTATTTGGAGATACAATGGAGCAACCGGGAGTGAATGATTTTATGAAAAAAT
- a CDS encoding zinc-dependent metalloprotease yields the protein MNKGFILSILLLAFFIQVDPASVVAGNRKKKAAKETVQKEPETKYEKLFKGKTVKTAKGLITLHQVGKKLYFEYPLSLLGREFLLGTTFVETSDNGNGAVGQMINDPLHIAFTLRDSTLQMHEVTRKWGTNPMLTDSSEEGVQKAVHVSTLPPIRYAFKVETYNPDSTAVVVDMTDFFLKQNNDLTPFADEGKRVAELGDAQRDVKLKEELTRLDDIKAFEDNISIISTETYTQDLLVNGQYLVVQDEPVTVKLNRTLLILPGEDQLMRPRLGDPRVNVVTVERENMTTKVDGSKVTHYMTRWNIQPKDVEKYKNGEPVEPVNPIVFYVDNNFPEGWSDYIKAGVEEWNKAFEAIGFKNVLQVKTFPVNDSTFDPDNMKFLCIRYAPIGVGNFKTGPHWIDPRSGQVINASIEIFHDMLRRINLKRFVQTASCDEAVRTMKLPLEKYGEGLKGMIVHEVGHILGFGHNLPASHAYPTDSLRSATFTQKYGITPSIMDNMGYNYVAQPGDKDVVLIPERLGVADYHTVKVAYQPIFDVKTLEDEQKVVEKWISEKVGDPMYRFDPEPYTLTMFDPTSLPEDLGDDAIKASAYGIKNLQYLMENMNEWLDKEDIDYTYRNMIYRYVGYYYKRYIFNVFMNLGGFYLNQHYVGDPVATFVAVPKDIQKNSLKFVVEQLKNIDWIDRPEVVENLEFDGSKARQILKDFLSKADEETDLFSTRRISLVAYRDKGNYSPEEYLEDLYKLIWEPTIKGRNLTEAERVLQIAFLTNVRNTVDINGNRENASRYYAKSQSMLQESAELVRNRQGNRIPEVSGFGSRWLVENLAVDNPNHLWYNLYLKVIEQVKKCQGSGNADTKAHYDYLMFLINRSLRS from the coding sequence ATGAATAAAGGTTTTATATTATCAATACTCCTGTTGGCGTTCTTTATTCAGGTAGATCCGGCAAGTGTGGTTGCGGGAAACCGGAAAAAGAAGGCAGCGAAAGAAACCGTGCAGAAGGAGCCGGAAACGAAATACGAAAAGTTATTTAAAGGGAAGACCGTGAAAACGGCAAAAGGCTTGATAACATTGCATCAAGTCGGGAAAAAATTGTATTTTGAATATCCTTTGTCCCTGTTGGGACGGGAATTCCTGTTGGGGACCACCTTTGTCGAGACCAGTGATAACGGTAATGGGGCTGTCGGGCAAATGATCAACGATCCTTTGCACATTGCTTTCACGTTGAGAGATTCAACCTTACAAATGCATGAGGTAACCCGTAAATGGGGAACAAATCCGATGCTCACCGATTCTTCGGAAGAGGGAGTACAAAAAGCGGTTCACGTGAGCACTCTGCCACCGATTCGTTATGCTTTTAAAGTGGAAACTTATAATCCGGATAGCACGGCCGTGGTGGTGGATATGACGGACTTTTTCTTGAAACAGAACAATGACTTGACTCCTTTTGCCGATGAGGGGAAGCGCGTGGCAGAATTAGGCGATGCTCAAAGGGATGTCAAGTTAAAGGAAGAACTGACACGTTTGGATGATATTAAGGCATTCGAGGATAATATTTCAATTATTTCAACCGAGACCTACACGCAGGATTTGTTGGTAAACGGTCAATATCTGGTTGTACAGGATGAACCTGTGACGGTAAAATTGAACCGGACGTTGTTGATCTTACCGGGAGAAGATCAGTTAATGAGACCACGTTTAGGTGATCCTCGTGTGAATGTTGTGACAGTAGAACGAGAAAACATGACCACTAAGGTGGATGGTTCTAAGGTTACCCATTACATGACTCGTTGGAATATACAACCGAAAGATGTTGAGAAATATAAAAATGGCGAACCTGTAGAGCCAGTGAATCCAATCGTGTTTTACGTGGATAACAATTTTCCGGAGGGATGGAGTGATTATATTAAAGCTGGCGTAGAAGAATGGAATAAGGCTTTCGAGGCGATTGGTTTTAAAAACGTACTTCAAGTGAAAACTTTTCCGGTTAACGATTCAACGTTTGACCCGGATAACATGAAATTTTTGTGCATCCGTTACGCTCCGATTGGGGTCGGAAATTTTAAAACTGGCCCTCATTGGATAGATCCTCGTTCCGGACAAGTGATAAACGCCTCTATCGAGATATTCCATGATATGTTGAGACGTATAAACTTGAAACGTTTTGTTCAAACGGCATCCTGTGATGAGGCGGTACGTACGATGAAACTGCCGTTGGAAAAATATGGGGAAGGTTTAAAGGGAATGATTGTACATGAGGTAGGGCATATTCTTGGATTCGGTCATAATCTACCGGCATCTCATGCTTACCCGACAGATTCATTGCGTTCAGCAACTTTCACGCAGAAATATGGAATCACGCCTTCTATCATGGATAATATGGGGTATAATTACGTGGCTCAGCCGGGAGATAAAGATGTCGTGTTAATTCCGGAAAGATTAGGGGTTGCGGATTATCATACCGTGAAGGTAGCCTATCAGCCTATATTTGATGTAAAGACGCTTGAAGATGAACAGAAAGTGGTAGAAAAATGGATTTCAGAAAAGGTGGGCGATCCGATGTATCGTTTTGACCCGGAACCGTATACCCTGACCATGTTTGATCCAACATCTTTGCCGGAAGATCTAGGGGATGATGCGATTAAAGCAAGTGCTTACGGGATTAAGAACCTGCAATATCTAATGGAAAACATGAACGAGTGGTTGGATAAGGAAGATATTGACTACACGTATCGTAATATGATTTACCGTTACGTGGGATATTACTACAAACGTTATATCTTCAACGTGTTCATGAACTTGGGTGGTTTCTATTTGAACCAGCATTACGTGGGAGATCCAGTTGCTACTTTTGTTGCCGTCCCGAAGGATATACAGAAGAATTCGTTGAAATTCGTGGTTGAGCAATTAAAGAATATAGATTGGATAGATCGGCCGGAAGTGGTGGAAAATTTAGAATTCGATGGTTCCAAGGCCCGCCAGATTTTAAAAGACTTCTTGTCAAAAGCTGATGAAGAGACCGATTTGTTTAGTACTCGTCGCATTTCTTTAGTCGCTTACCGGGATAAGGGTAATTATAGTCCGGAAGAGTATCTGGAGGATTTGTATAAACTGATTTGGGAACCGACAATCAAGGGACGTAATTTAACAGAGGCAGAACGGGTATTACAAATTGCATTCCTGACAAACGTGCGTAATACTGTTGACATTAATGGAAATCGGGAAAACGCTTCTCGTTATTACGCTAAATCACAATCTATGCTACAAGAGTCTGCCGAGCTGGTGCGTAATCGACAGGGTAACCGTATACCGGAAGTTTCTGGTTTCGGTAGCCGTTGGTTGGTCGAAAATTTGGCTGTTGATAACCCGAATCATTTGTGGTATAATCTTTATTTGAAGGTGATAGAACAAGTGAAAAAATGCCAAGGTTCCGGTAATGCGGATACAAAGGCCCATTACGATTATTTAATGTTTTTGATCAATCGCTCGTTAAGAAGTTGA
- a CDS encoding polysaccharide biosynthesis protein encodes MFKNKILMITGGTGSFGNAVLKHFLNSDLKEIRIFSRDEKKQEDMRIELKNDRLNFIIGNVRDFDSINNAMRGVDYVFHAAALKQVPSCEFYPMQAICTNLYGAENVLEAAARNNVKKVVVLSTDKAAYPINAMGMTKALMEKLAVSKARDQRVQDNEGVICATRYGNVMCSRGSIIPLFIKQIKEGLPMTVTIPEMTRFMMSLDDAVNLVLYAFAHAEPGDLFVQKAPAATIGDLAIAVRELFQADNEIKIIGARHSEKMYETLCTKEEMSKAIELDGFYRVPADFRDLNYTKYVQKDGPKLIHDEYNSENTHRLSIEELKQLLLTLDYVREELKTYRK; translated from the coding sequence ATGTTTAAAAATAAAATATTGATGATTACTGGAGGGACTGGTTCTTTTGGTAATGCCGTTTTGAAACATTTCCTAAATTCTGATTTGAAAGAAATTCGTATTTTTTCTCGTGATGAAAAGAAACAGGAAGATATGCGAATTGAATTGAAGAATGACAGGTTAAATTTTATTATCGGTAATGTTCGGGATTTCGATAGTATAAATAATGCGATGAGAGGGGTGGATTACGTATTTCATGCAGCGGCATTAAAACAGGTCCCCTCTTGTGAGTTTTATCCCATGCAGGCTATATGTACAAATTTGTATGGTGCAGAAAACGTTTTGGAAGCGGCGGCAAGAAATAACGTGAAAAAGGTGGTCGTGTTAAGTACGGATAAAGCAGCCTATCCGATTAACGCGATGGGGATGACAAAGGCGTTAATGGAAAAATTGGCTGTTTCTAAAGCGCGTGATCAGCGAGTTCAAGATAACGAGGGTGTTATCTGTGCAACACGTTATGGTAATGTTATGTGTTCTAGAGGTTCAATAATACCTTTATTTATTAAACAGATAAAGGAAGGACTACCTATGACTGTGACTATCCCGGAAATGACTCGTTTTATGATGTCTTTGGATGATGCTGTGAATTTAGTTCTGTATGCTTTCGCACATGCGGAACCGGGAGATCTTTTTGTTCAAAAAGCTCCGGCTGCTACAATTGGTGATTTAGCAATAGCGGTACGGGAATTATTTCAGGCGGATAACGAGATAAAAATAATAGGGGCTCGCCATAGCGAGAAAATGTACGAGACGTTGTGTACAAAAGAGGAAATGTCCAAGGCAATAGAGTTAGATGGTTTTTATCGTGTTCCGGCAGATTTTCGAGATTTGAATTACACGAAATATGTCCAAAAGGACGGTCCTAAGTTAATTCATGACGAGTATAACTCGGAAAACACGCACCGGTTGTCTATCGAGGAGTTAAAACAACTATTATTAACTCTTGATTATGTGCGGGAGGAATTAAAAACTTATAGGAAATAA